In one window of Janthinobacterium sp. 1_2014MBL_MicDiv DNA:
- a CDS encoding VF530 family DNA-binding protein, with protein sequence MSQQDLNGITLEGIVTRLHAHYGWDGLAKHIDINCFISDPSIKSSLKFLRKTPWARSKVEQLYLDTQFTD encoded by the coding sequence ATGAGTCAGCAAGATTTGAATGGCATTACCCTGGAAGGTATCGTGACGCGCCTGCACGCCCACTACGGCTGGGACGGCTTGGCCAAGCACATTGATATCAATTGCTTCATCAGCGATCCCAGCATCAAGTCGAGCCTGAAGTTTTTGCGCAAGACCCCGTGGGCCAGGAGCAAGGTGGAACAGCTGTACCTGGACACGCAATTTACGGACTGA
- a CDS encoding M3 family metallopeptidase, which yields MTRPTMLVIAASLMLAPAAFAATAAPATVKATATAAATLPASNPFAQASSLPFNYPPFDKVQDADYAPAFTAGMAANLAEITAIANNPKAATFDNTIVAMERSGQLLGRVRTVFSVMSGSNTNDTIQGLERELAPKMAAHSDAIMLNDKLFKRIDSLYAKRDKLGLDAESKRLLERYHTDFVRAGAKLSAADKEKLRAYNGQLAALSTKFAQNVLKELNASAVVVDTREELDGLSPAAIEVAAGLAKKRGLDGKYVIALVNTTGQAPLALLTNRALRERIMAASQARGSRGGEFDNTQEVLELAKLRAERAALMGYPNYAAYSLEDQTAHDTTAVNALLGELAKPAVVNARREADDIQKVIDADKGGFKVAASDWAFYSDKVRAERYNFDENQLKPYFEMHSVLTKGVFFAAGKLYGLTFKQRTDLPVYTADMLVYDVFNEDGTQLAIFTLDPYARSNKRGGAWANAYVGQSSLLNRKPVIANNLNIPKPEAGQPTLMTFDEVNTMFHEFGHALHGMFSNVKYPRFAGTSVPRDFVEYPSQVNEMWALWPEVLQNYAKHYQTGAAIPAELLAKVTAADNFNQGYKTTEYLASALLDQRWHQLTPAQIPTDVLAFEKTALSDAGVDFAPAPPRYRTTYFSHAFAGGYSAGYYAYLWSEKLDADTVEWFKENGGLTRKNGDWFRSKLLSRGGSADALDIYRNFRGRDAKIEPLLERRGLNGK from the coding sequence ATGACCCGTCCAACAATGCTCGTCATCGCCGCCAGCCTGATGCTGGCGCCAGCCGCCTTTGCCGCTACCGCCGCGCCAGCCACTGTTAAAGCCACAGCTACCGCTGCCGCCACGCTGCCCGCCTCGAACCCGTTTGCGCAAGCCAGCAGCCTGCCATTCAATTATCCGCCGTTCGACAAGGTGCAGGACGCCGACTACGCGCCTGCCTTTACGGCAGGCATGGCCGCCAACCTGGCGGAAATCACGGCGATCGCCAACAACCCGAAAGCGGCCACCTTCGACAACACCATCGTCGCCATGGAACGCTCGGGCCAGCTGCTGGGCCGCGTGCGCACCGTGTTTTCCGTGATGTCCGGTTCGAACACGAATGACACGATCCAGGGCCTGGAACGCGAGCTGGCGCCGAAGATGGCGGCCCACAGCGACGCGATCATGCTCAACGACAAATTGTTCAAGCGCATCGACAGCCTCTACGCCAAGCGCGACAAGCTGGGCCTCGATGCGGAATCGAAACGCTTGCTCGAGCGCTACCACACGGACTTCGTGCGCGCCGGCGCCAAGCTGTCGGCGGCCGACAAGGAAAAGCTGCGCGCCTATAACGGCCAGCTGGCCGCCCTGTCGACCAAGTTCGCGCAGAATGTACTGAAGGAATTGAACGCGTCGGCCGTCGTCGTCGATACGCGCGAAGAGCTCGACGGCCTGTCGCCGGCCGCCATCGAAGTGGCCGCCGGCCTGGCCAAGAAGCGCGGCCTGGACGGCAAGTACGTGATCGCCCTCGTCAACACGACGGGCCAGGCGCCGCTGGCGCTGCTGACCAACCGCGCCTTGCGCGAACGCATCATGGCCGCCTCGCAAGCGCGCGGCAGCCGTGGCGGCGAGTTCGACAATACCCAGGAAGTGCTGGAACTGGCGAAACTGCGCGCCGAACGTGCCGCGTTGATGGGTTACCCGAACTACGCCGCGTATTCGCTGGAAGACCAGACGGCGCACGACACGACCGCCGTGAACGCCTTGCTGGGCGAATTGGCGAAGCCGGCCGTCGTCAATGCGCGCCGTGAAGCGGACGATATCCAGAAGGTCATCGATGCCGACAAGGGCGGTTTCAAGGTCGCGGCCAGCGACTGGGCCTTCTACAGCGACAAGGTGCGCGCCGAACGCTACAACTTTGATGAAAATCAGCTGAAACCGTACTTTGAAATGCACAGCGTGCTGACCAAGGGCGTGTTCTTTGCCGCAGGTAAATTGTATGGCTTGACCTTCAAGCAGCGCACCGACTTGCCCGTCTACACGGCCGACATGCTGGTGTACGACGTCTTCAACGAAGACGGCACGCAGCTGGCCATCTTCACCCTGGATCCATACGCGCGCAGCAACAAGCGCGGCGGCGCCTGGGCGAACGCCTACGTGGGCCAGTCGAGCTTGCTCAATCGCAAACCCGTCATCGCGAATAACCTGAACATTCCAAAGCCGGAAGCGGGCCAGCCGACCCTGATGACGTTTGACGAAGTCAACACCATGTTCCACGAATTCGGCCATGCGCTGCACGGCATGTTCTCGAACGTGAAATACCCGCGCTTTGCCGGCACCAGCGTGCCGCGCGACTTCGTCGAATACCCGTCGCAAGTCAATGAAATGTGGGCGCTGTGGCCGGAAGTGCTGCAAAACTACGCCAAGCACTATCAAACGGGCGCGGCCATCCCGGCCGAGCTGCTGGCGAAAGTGACGGCGGCCGACAATTTCAACCAGGGCTATAAAACCACGGAATACCTGGCATCGGCCCTGCTGGACCAGCGCTGGCACCAGCTGACCCCGGCGCAAATTCCCACCGACGTGCTGGCGTTTGAAAAAACCGCCTTGAGCGACGCCGGCGTCGATTTCGCCCCGGCGCCGCCGCGCTACCGCACCACGTATTTCTCGCATGCGTTCGCGGGCGGCTACTCGGCCGGCTACTACGCCTACCTGTGGTCGGAAAAGCTCGATGCCGACACGGTCGAGTGGTTCAAGGAAAACGGTGGCCTGACGCGCAAGAACGGCGACTGGTTCCGCAGCAAACTGCTGTCGCGCGGCGGCAGCGCCGATGCGCTCGACATCTACCGCAACTTCCGCGGCCGCGATGCGAAGATCGAGCCGCTGCTGGAACGCCGTGGCCTGAACGGCAAGTAA
- a CDS encoding M3 family metallopeptidase, with protein MIRPQLLVIAASVMLAHAAPSALAAAAAPAAAISAQNPLLKASPLPFQMPQFGLIKDAHYAPAFAEGMKRQLAEVNAIAGNRQAPTFENTVVALERTGQLLHRVQSIFSNMTSTNTNAVLEAVEVEMSPKLAAHTDAINLNPKLFARIDTLYAKRDKLGLDAESLHLLERYHTDFVRAGAKLSDADKDKLKAYNAEQAGLETAFAQNVLKETNAKSIVVDTRAELAGMTDSDIDTAAAAAKERGLTGKFLIALVNTSGQPPLAVLTNRATRQRLMEASLNRGSQGGEFDNRAIVLKLAKLRAERATLLGYANYAAYALEDQTAKTTTAVNTLLSELAKPAVANARREAADLQQVVDAEKGGFQVAAADWAIYTDKLRKQRFNFDENELKPYLELNSVLNNGVFFAANKLYGISFKERKDLPVYNPDVRVYDVLDANGKPLALFIADFYARGNKHGGAWMNEYVSQSSLMGTHPVVANQLNIPKPPAGQPTLLTFDEVTTMFHEFGHALHGMFSNVKYPRFAGTSVPSDFVEYPSQVNEMWAVWPEVLQNYAKHYQSGAAMPQELLDKVTAAKKFNQGFMTTEYLSAALLDQRWHQLAPAQIPTDVLAFEAASLKDAGVDYAPVPPRYRTAYFSHSFSGGYSAAYYAYLWSEKLDAESVNWFKENGGLTRKNGDWFRAKLLSRGGSVDALQLFRDFRGRDATVEPLLERRGLNAK; from the coding sequence ATGATCCGTCCACAACTGCTCGTCATCGCCGCCAGCGTCATGCTGGCCCACGCCGCCCCTTCCGCCCTGGCCGCCGCCGCTGCGCCTGCCGCCGCCATCAGCGCCCAGAACCCCCTGCTGAAAGCCAGTCCGCTGCCATTCCAGATGCCGCAGTTCGGCCTGATCAAGGATGCGCACTACGCGCCGGCGTTTGCCGAAGGCATGAAGCGGCAGCTGGCCGAAGTCAATGCGATCGCCGGCAACCGCCAGGCGCCCACGTTCGAGAACACCGTCGTTGCGCTCGAGCGCACGGGGCAGCTGCTGCACCGCGTGCAGAGCATCTTCAGCAACATGACGTCGACCAACACGAATGCCGTGCTGGAAGCGGTGGAAGTGGAGATGTCGCCGAAATTGGCCGCCCACACGGATGCCATCAACCTGAACCCGAAACTGTTCGCCCGCATCGACACCCTGTACGCCAAGCGCGACAAGCTGGGCCTCGATGCGGAATCCCTGCACCTGCTGGAACGCTATCACACGGATTTCGTGCGCGCCGGCGCCAAGCTGTCCGATGCGGACAAGGACAAACTGAAAGCCTACAACGCCGAGCAGGCGGGCCTGGAAACGGCCTTCGCGCAAAATGTGCTGAAGGAAACGAATGCCAAGAGCATCGTCGTCGACACGCGCGCCGAGCTGGCCGGCATGACGGACAGCGATATCGACACGGCCGCCGCGGCCGCCAAGGAGCGCGGCTTGACGGGCAAGTTCCTCATCGCCCTCGTCAACACCAGCGGCCAGCCGCCGCTGGCCGTGCTGACCAACCGCGCCACGCGCCAGCGCCTGATGGAGGCGTCGCTGAACCGGGGCAGCCAGGGCGGCGAGTTCGACAACCGCGCCATCGTGCTGAAACTGGCGAAACTGCGCGCCGAACGGGCTACCTTGCTCGGCTACGCCAATTACGCCGCGTATGCGCTGGAAGACCAGACGGCCAAGACCACGACGGCCGTCAACACCCTGCTGTCGGAATTGGCGAAACCGGCCGTCGCCAACGCGCGCCGCGAAGCGGCCGACCTGCAGCAAGTGGTCGACGCGGAAAAGGGCGGCTTCCAGGTGGCGGCGGCCGACTGGGCCATCTACACGGACAAGCTGCGCAAGCAGCGCTTCAATTTCGATGAAAACGAGCTGAAACCGTATCTGGAACTCAACAGTGTCCTGAACAACGGCGTCTTCTTTGCCGCCAACAAGTTGTATGGCATCAGCTTCAAGGAACGCAAGGATTTGCCGGTGTATAACCCGGACGTGCGCGTCTACGACGTTCTCGATGCCAACGGCAAGCCGCTGGCCCTGTTCATCGCCGACTTCTATGCGCGCGGCAACAAGCATGGCGGCGCGTGGATGAATGAATACGTGTCGCAATCGTCGCTGATGGGCACGCACCCGGTGGTGGCCAACCAGCTCAACATCCCGAAACCGCCGGCCGGCCAGCCGACCTTGCTGACCTTCGATGAAGTGACGACCATGTTCCACGAATTCGGCCATGCGCTGCACGGTATGTTCTCGAACGTGAAATACCCGCGCTTTGCCGGCACCAGCGTGCCGAGCGACTTCGTCGAGTATCCGTCGCAAGTCAATGAAATGTGGGCCGTGTGGCCGGAAGTGCTGCAAAACTACGCCAAGCACTACCAGAGCGGCGCCGCCATGCCGCAGGAATTGCTCGACAAGGTGACGGCGGCGAAGAAATTCAACCAGGGCTTCATGACGACGGAATACCTGTCGGCGGCCCTGCTGGACCAGCGCTGGCACCAGCTGGCGCCAGCGCAGATTCCGACGGACGTGCTGGCCTTTGAAGCGGCCTCGCTGAAGGACGCGGGCGTCGATTACGCGCCCGTGCCGCCGCGTTACCGCACGGCCTACTTCTCGCACAGTTTCTCGGGCGGCTACTCGGCGGCGTACTACGCCTACCTGTGGTCGGAGAAACTGGACGCGGAATCGGTCAACTGGTTCAAGGAAAACGGCGGCCTGACGCGCAAGAATGGCGACTGGTTCCGCGCCAAGCTGCTGTCGCGCGGCGGCAGCGTCGATGCGCTGCAACTGTTCCGCGACTTCCGCGGCCGCGACGCCACCGTCGAACCGCTGCTGGAACGCCGCGGCTTGAACGCCAAGTAA
- a CDS encoding SRPBCC family protein: MKFEHLIEINDPLNPLIDTLSLEQVWRGLVLRAESPKLFVPHLDECQISERSENGFARSLRYGELVINDRVVLVPQMQVRYEVAAQKDISKSSLVMTIEMPDEISLWVRFQYDDGHDAATDAANAMYDEFRRSAYKESDIDTVRVMRELAAEGRLDGVLLN; this comes from the coding sequence ATGAAATTTGAACACCTGATTGAAATCAACGATCCACTCAATCCCCTGATCGACACCTTGTCCCTGGAACAAGTATGGCGCGGCCTCGTCTTGCGTGCCGAATCGCCGAAACTGTTCGTGCCGCACCTCGACGAATGCCAGATCAGCGAGCGCAGCGAGAACGGTTTCGCGCGCAGCCTGCGCTACGGCGAGCTGGTGATCAACGACAGGGTGGTGCTGGTGCCGCAGATGCAGGTGCGCTATGAAGTGGCGGCGCAAAAGGATATCAGCAAGTCCTCGCTCGTGATGACCATCGAGATGCCCGACGAGATCAGCCTGTGGGTGCGCTTCCAGTACGACGACGGCCACGATGCGGCCACCGACGCGGCCAACGCCATGTACGACGAATTCCGCCGTTCCGCCTACAAGGAATCGGACATCGACACGGTGCGCGTCATGCGCGAGCTGGCGGCCGAGGGCCGGCTGGACGGCGTGCTGCTCAATTAA
- a CDS encoding UvrD-helicase domain-containing protein, which produces MSKAPQFGLNAPQSEAVTYLDGPCLVLAGAGSGKTRVITQKIAHLIEDRGYDPRTIAALTFTNKAALEMQERIAKLLKQPRQAKQLTVSTFHSLGVKILRQEANGVGLKDRFSIMDSDDCFSLVQDLAITTDKQVIRGIQNAMSLWKNGLIDPDMALAQAKDEDEANAARIYRSYVATLSAYQAVDFDDLIRLPVELFRNNGPVRDKWQRRLRYLLVDEYQDTNTCQYELVKLMVTGIGKKPMFTAVGDDDQAIYAWRGATVENLKTLETDFPDLRVIKLEQNYRSTMRVLNAANAVIGNNPKLFEKSLWSEHGLGEPIKVLGMQTDEQEAEQVAIMISADHFERKNKFSDYAILYRGNHQARIIEQCLRKERIPYTISGGQSFFDKAEIKDIISYLRLLANEDDDPAFIRAVTTPRRGVGQSTLEVLGAFSGQWQCSLFQAVFKGGIEAKLTDRQLGPLRDFCNFINDLESRASRPGAAGSGDNAAEVLDDMMKEIHYESYLYDAFEERQAQSKWQNVLEFVNWLKERGRGGKDRDGEEKNVLELTQMVALMTMLEGKDEEQDAVRMSTLHASKGLEFPHVFLVGVEEGILPHKGDADAPAETIAARIQEERRLMYVGITRAQRTLHITWCKKRKRAGEQVHCDPSRFIKEMQLDVGDAVPTEAEVISPKERLARMKALLAAPKV; this is translated from the coding sequence ATGTCCAAAGCGCCACAATTCGGTCTGAATGCCCCCCAAAGCGAAGCGGTGACCTACCTCGACGGCCCCTGCCTCGTGCTGGCCGGCGCCGGTTCGGGCAAGACGCGCGTGATCACGCAAAAGATCGCCCACCTGATCGAAGACCGAGGCTACGACCCGCGCACCATCGCCGCGTTGACGTTCACCAACAAGGCGGCGCTGGAAATGCAGGAGCGCATCGCCAAGCTGTTGAAACAGCCGCGCCAGGCCAAGCAGTTGACGGTGTCGACCTTCCATTCGCTGGGCGTGAAAATCCTGCGCCAGGAAGCCAATGGCGTGGGGCTGAAAGACCGCTTTTCCATCATGGACAGCGACGATTGTTTTTCCCTCGTGCAAGATCTTGCCATTACCACCGATAAACAGGTGATACGCGGCATCCAGAACGCCATGTCGCTGTGGAAAAACGGCCTGATCGATCCGGACATGGCGCTGGCGCAAGCCAAGGATGAAGACGAGGCGAACGCGGCGCGCATCTACCGCAGCTATGTGGCGACCCTGTCCGCCTATCAGGCCGTCGATTTCGACGATCTGATCCGCCTGCCCGTGGAATTGTTCCGCAACAATGGCCCCGTGCGCGATAAGTGGCAGCGCCGTTTGCGCTATCTGCTTGTCGACGAATACCAGGACACGAATACGTGCCAGTACGAACTGGTGAAACTGATGGTGACGGGCATCGGCAAGAAGCCGATGTTTACGGCCGTGGGCGACGACGACCAGGCCATTTATGCGTGGCGCGGCGCCACCGTGGAAAACCTGAAGACGCTGGAAACGGATTTCCCCGATTTGCGCGTCATCAAGCTCGAGCAGAATTACCGCTCCACCATGCGCGTGCTGAACGCGGCCAATGCCGTCATCGGCAATAACCCGAAGCTGTTTGAAAAGTCGCTGTGGTCCGAGCATGGCCTGGGCGAGCCGATCAAGGTGCTGGGCATGCAGACGGACGAGCAGGAGGCGGAGCAGGTCGCCATCATGATCTCGGCCGACCATTTCGAGCGCAAGAACAAATTTTCCGATTACGCGATCCTGTACCGCGGCAACCACCAGGCGCGCATCATCGAGCAGTGCCTGCGCAAGGAACGCATCCCGTACACGATTTCGGGCGGCCAGAGCTTCTTCGACAAGGCTGAGATCAAGGACATCATCAGCTACCTGCGCCTGCTGGCCAACGAAGACGACGATCCGGCCTTCATCCGCGCCGTGACGACGCCGCGCCGTGGCGTGGGCCAGTCGACGCTGGAGGTGCTGGGGGCGTTCTCGGGCCAGTGGCAGTGTTCGCTGTTCCAGGCCGTCTTCAAGGGCGGCATCGAGGCCAAGCTGACCGATCGCCAGCTGGGGCCGCTGCGCGACTTCTGCAACTTCATCAACGACCTCGAATCGCGCGCCAGCCGTCCCGGCGCGGCCGGCAGCGGCGACAACGCGGCCGAGGTGCTCGATGACATGATGAAGGAAATCCACTACGAATCGTATCTGTACGATGCCTTCGAAGAACGGCAAGCCCAAAGCAAGTGGCAGAACGTGCTCGAATTCGTCAACTGGCTCAAGGAACGGGGCCGGGGCGGCAAGGACCGCGACGGCGAAGAAAAGAACGTGCTGGAACTGACGCAGATGGTGGCCCTGATGACCATGCTCGAGGGCAAGGACGAGGAGCAGGATGCCGTGCGCATGTCCACCCTGCATGCATCGAAAGGGCTGGAGTTTCCGCACGTTTTCCTGGTCGGCGTGGAAGAGGGGATTTTGCCGCACAAGGGCGACGCCGATGCGCCGGCCGAGACCATCGCCGCGCGCATCCAGGAAGAGCGCCGTTTGATGTATGTGGGCATCACGCGCGCCCAGCGCACCTTGCACATTACCTGGTGCAAGAAGCGCAAGCGCGCCGGCGAGCAGGTGCATTGCGACCCGTCGCGCTTCATCAAGGAAATGCAACTCGACGTGGGCGACGCCGTGCCGACGGAGGCGGAAGTGATTTCGCCCAAGGAACGCCTGGCGCGCATGAAGGCGTTATTGGCCGCGCCGAAAGTTTAA
- a CDS encoding DUF4404 family protein produces MDSKLKESLQQLHSTLETSGPVDEELHGLLQKLDVDIKLLMEKRAAQEQEEESTTYGLAERSQELSAKFAVKHPKLEPALRELGEILANMGI; encoded by the coding sequence ATGGATAGCAAACTCAAGGAATCGCTGCAACAGCTGCACTCGACGCTGGAAACCAGCGGCCCCGTCGATGAAGAACTGCATGGTTTGCTGCAAAAACTCGATGTCGACATCAAGTTGCTGATGGAAAAGCGCGCCGCGCAGGAGCAGGAAGAAGAATCGACCACCTACGGCCTGGCCGAGCGCAGCCAGGAATTGTCGGCCAAATTCGCGGTGAAACATCCGAAACTGGAGCCGGCATTGCGCGAATTGGGTGAGATTCTCGCCAATATGGGTATCTGA
- a CDS encoding SlyX family protein codes for MDNAEQTEIRFVDIEIKLAQQEDLVESLNQMVYQQGKRIDQLEAMLHKLGEHVRDGAQQANGGLVNERPPHY; via the coding sequence ATGGACAATGCAGAACAGACGGAAATACGTTTCGTCGATATCGAAATCAAGCTGGCGCAGCAGGAAGACCTGGTCGAATCGCTGAACCAGATGGTGTACCAGCAGGGCAAGCGCATCGACCAGCTCGAGGCCATGCTGCACAAGCTGGGCGAGCACGTGCGCGATGGGGCGCAGCAGGCGAATGGCGGGCTGGTCAACGAGCGTCCGCCGCATTACTAA
- a CDS encoding HD-GYP domain-containing protein — MTIRRIHAGELALGLSLPWDVHGEAGGLLAKVGHVIRSEHQIELLLARGMIADASDDERRPGTEAPSALRMLNRATSGLALVLPAIVAGQVVAQDQLAPLAQLVEEAVTLDADVALACILHNQGAGDFAVRHSVDTAVIATMLARALKLDDAALRSVVLAALSMNVGMLARHAHFQHKADPLDAQERAYIRAHPQAGVDLLRAAGVTDPAWLQAVLQHHENVDGSGYPLGATGAEIGVGARLIMLADRYCARVSRRSYRKPLLPNVALREMLMAEKATLDAPLASLLVRELGIYPIGTFVKLLNGEIGVVTRKGLSAATPHVQSLIGPRGARLDVPLRRDTRVDLHAIREVLSAEQAGLQFRPDQLWGRSARV; from the coding sequence GTGACAATTCGGCGCATACATGCGGGGGAACTGGCGCTGGGCCTGTCCCTGCCCTGGGACGTGCACGGCGAGGCGGGCGGCTTGCTGGCCAAGGTAGGCCATGTGATCCGCAGCGAGCACCAGATCGAGCTGCTGCTGGCGCGCGGCATGATCGCCGATGCCAGCGATGACGAGAGGCGCCCCGGCACGGAGGCGCCGTCGGCCCTGCGCATGCTGAACCGGGCCACGTCCGGCCTGGCGCTGGTCTTGCCGGCCATCGTCGCCGGGCAAGTTGTAGCGCAGGATCAACTGGCGCCGCTGGCGCAACTGGTGGAAGAGGCCGTCACGCTCGACGCCGACGTGGCCCTGGCCTGCATCCTGCACAACCAGGGCGCGGGCGACTTCGCCGTGCGCCACAGCGTCGACACGGCCGTCATCGCGACCATGCTGGCGCGGGCCCTGAAACTCGATGACGCCGCCTTGCGCAGCGTGGTGCTGGCCGCGCTGAGCATGAATGTGGGCATGCTGGCGCGCCACGCGCATTTCCAGCACAAGGCGGATCCGCTGGACGCGCAGGAGCGCGCCTACATCCGTGCCCATCCGCAAGCGGGCGTGGACTTGCTGCGCGCGGCCGGCGTGACGGATCCCGCCTGGCTGCAAGCCGTGCTGCAGCACCATGAAAATGTCGATGGCAGCGGTTATCCGCTGGGCGCCACGGGCGCCGAGATTGGCGTGGGCGCCCGGCTGATCATGCTGGCCGACCGCTATTGCGCGCGCGTGTCGCGGCGCAGCTACCGCAAGCCGCTGTTGCCGAACGTGGCCCTGCGCGAGATGCTGATGGCGGAAAAAGCCACGCTGGACGCGCCGCTGGCCTCGCTGCTGGTGCGCGAGCTGGGCATTTACCCGATCGGCACCTTCGTGAAACTGTTGAATGGGGAAATCGGCGTCGTCACGCGCAAGGGCTTGAGCGCGGCCACGCCCCATGTGCAGTCGCTGATCGGACCGCGTGGCGCGCGCCTGGACGTGCCGCTGCGGCGCGACACGCGCGTGGACTTGCACGCCATCCGCGAAGTGCTCAGCGCGGAGCAGGCGGGATTGCAGTTCCGCCCGGACCAGCTATGGGGCCGCAGCGCCAGGGTGTAG
- a CDS encoding dihydrolipoyl dehydrogenase: MKTLRVDVAVIGSGTAGMTAHKAARMQGKRVLMIESGPYGTTCARVGCMPSKLLIAAAEAAHAVAAAPGFGVHPGPVRIDGQQVMARVRSERDRFVGFVLDGVNAIADEEKLRGHARFIAPGKLQVDEHTLVEAASVVIATGSTPIVPPEWQAAGERVITSDAVFEWTDLPQSVAVVGSGVIGLELGQALARLGVRVTLFARGTKVAQLTDPLVLQEAGAVLARELDIRFQTSVAHVAKTADGAGILLTSRDGAGQEKTEQFEYVLAAIGRRPNVDRIGLETAQIELDRHGIPLYDRHTMQCGKSAIFIAGDADNALPLLPEAADEGRIAGDNAARFPHVKPGLRRTPLTIAFTEPQVATVGATYQQLCASHAGRFAVGAVSFGNQGRSRVMLQNQGVLRVYAEFGSKRFLGAELIGPRAEHLGHLLAWACQAQLTVPAMLDMPFYHPVIEEGVRTALRELALHLEKDPEHAPGCADCSPGV; the protein is encoded by the coding sequence ATGAAAACACTACGAGTGGATGTGGCCGTGATCGGCAGCGGCACGGCCGGCATGACGGCGCACAAGGCGGCGCGCATGCAAGGCAAGCGCGTGCTGATGATAGAAAGCGGGCCCTACGGCACGACGTGCGCGCGCGTGGGCTGCATGCCCAGCAAACTGCTGATCGCGGCGGCCGAGGCGGCCCATGCGGTGGCTGCCGCGCCCGGCTTCGGCGTGCATCCTGGGCCCGTGCGCATCGACGGCCAGCAAGTGATGGCCAGGGTGCGCAGCGAGCGCGACCGCTTTGTCGGCTTCGTGCTCGATGGCGTCAACGCCATTGCCGATGAGGAAAAATTGCGCGGCCATGCGCGCTTCATCGCGCCGGGCAAGCTGCAGGTCGATGAACATACCCTGGTCGAAGCGGCCAGCGTGGTGATCGCCACCGGTTCCACGCCCATCGTGCCGCCCGAGTGGCAGGCGGCGGGCGAGCGCGTCATCACCAGCGATGCCGTGTTCGAATGGACGGACTTGCCGCAGTCGGTGGCCGTCGTCGGCAGCGGCGTCATCGGCCTGGAACTGGGCCAGGCGCTGGCCCGCCTGGGCGTGCGCGTGACCCTGTTTGCGCGCGGCACCAAGGTGGCGCAGCTGACCGACCCGCTCGTGCTGCAGGAGGCGGGCGCCGTGCTGGCGCGCGAGCTCGACATACGCTTCCAGACCAGCGTTGCCCACGTGGCAAAAACGGCCGATGGGGCCGGCATCCTGCTGACCAGCCGCGATGGCGCCGGCCAGGAAAAAACCGAGCAGTTCGAGTATGTGCTGGCCGCCATCGGCCGCCGTCCGAATGTCGACCGGATCGGCCTGGAAACGGCGCAGATCGAGCTCGACCGCCATGGCATACCGCTGTACGACAGGCACACCATGCAATGCGGCAAGAGCGCCATCTTCATCGCGGGCGATGCCGACAATGCATTGCCGCTGCTGCCCGAGGCTGCCGACGAGGGCCGCATCGCCGGCGACAATGCGGCGCGCTTTCCGCACGTCAAACCGGGCTTGCGCCGCACGCCGCTGACGATCGCCTTCACGGAACCGCAGGTCGCCACGGTGGGCGCCACTTACCAGCAATTGTGCGCGAGCCACGCGGGCCGCTTCGCCGTCGGCGCCGTGTCGTTCGGCAACCAGGGCCGCAGCCGCGTGATGCTGCAAAACCAGGGTGTGCTGCGCGTGTATGCGGAATTCGGCAGCAAGCGCTTTCTCGGCGCCGAGCTGATCGGCCCACGCGCGGAACACCTGGGTCATCTGCTGGCCTGGGCGTGCCAGGCGCAGCTGACGGTGCCGGCCATGCTCGACATGCCGTTCTACCACCCCGTCATCGAGGAAGGCGTGCGTACGGCCTTGCGCGAACTGGCGCTGCACCTGGAAAAGGACCCGGAACACGCGCCCGGCTGCGCCGATTGCTCGCCTGGCGTGTGA